The following proteins are encoded in a genomic region of Oncorhynchus keta strain PuntledgeMale-10-30-2019 chromosome 6, Oket_V2, whole genome shotgun sequence:
- the LOC118384921 gene encoding uncharacterized protein LOC118384921, whose amino-acid sequence MAQKRQSDEPLDRTPKRSPVSNSMDSNPTNIAHELNARSPGFVPPDLPQIDNTDNGQSQNLPSLPFTAGENDAHSSTNDTQQTDPLGALNAYLERLQQGDDGIDRSIRVIHRAKFNTTEIRQRLDMSRDDVNDYAVFYAMILEAIDGLSKKMTELASANDVRLLQLEGDFVFPVSARLPNGEVELDTFLSLIEQVVQSNQEILTDDTLELVVQIVHNLEGGGGPRRKVTAILDSELIKKKRMHLIVLTNKDNNLCFATCVVMLLDPGLTTSDAEQKGRDLQTSVGLSELTKVSLSDINKFEKELGVKIVVFYRERSDIKHFKTHFKKTHAKTVFLYLHDDHYYGIKNPKGFLGVSYFCNFCYSGYSKKNDHKCENCCNVCHHAKCPDQPKKTIRCTECLRFCRSKFCHTQHKVRHLNEASGKMFSTCDVTKYCSQCNRCYTINVANPKEHECGANRCHCCKAAKMEAEGHQCFIQKLEPEEPSEKYIFYDFETRQDTDEHVPNFVCCMDFHGETWTAEGEHCVKAFYKKYRTNKYKDYTFIAHNSKGYDGYFLMNYLVDNMITPKIIAQGSKLLCIIDKDFGQRYIDSLSFLSMKLSDMPEAMGFENDKKGYFPHWFNTQQNQNYIGKYPSPELYGDRTMMKKERENFLQWHKSKSESNSEFDFKKEMAEYCKNDVIILRKACLRFREEVLSTTKVDPLQCVTLASLCMKIYRTKFLPEKTIAIPPLDNYIQSQKTFSTPSIQWLEYLSHKEKRSIKHALNDGEKRMGKYSLDGFSEDDDGTIAYEYAGCYFHGCPDCYDYDAFCKQTKMTFGVMHQHFQDKISSLQKDHNLNVKVMWEHEWNVLKKTDPEVQTFLKTFEMPEPMEPRDAFFGGRTNALHLHYKVQPGETIQYYDFTSLYPFVNKAKAYPIGHPNIIARDFEPLDKYFGFVKAKVYPPKGLYLPVLPYRAAGKLMFPLCRICSESENQETECTHSDEERALTGVWCTVEMAKAIEKGYKVAKLIEVWHFPKKSESLFAEYVKTFLKDKQEASGWPHSAADEVSKEAYLQRYEETEGIKLNREKIVVNKAMRKIAKLFLNSLWGKFGQRANQMNTTLMKDLQELLNCVFSPEIDVSNISFLNDDVVMVNWKYIEKRHSSPGPVNVFIAAFTTAYARLELYDLMEKLQKRTLYHDTDSVIFVSRPGDWMPELNEFLGGLTSELDPGDHIVEFVSGGPKTYGYETHNGKKCMKVKGITLHHSNAALVHLESLIGLVNDFLKDRDNSDEILTQNTQIVRDKRRFTLKNRSAPKRFRIVYNKRRLFPDYSTLPYGY is encoded by the coding sequence ATGGCTCAGAAAAGACAGAGTGATGAGCCATTGGACAGAACCCCAAAAAGGTCACCAGTTTCTAATTCAATGGACTCAAACCCTACCAATATAGCTCATGAACTGAATGCCAGATCCCCTGGTTTTGTTCCCCCAGACCTCCCCCAAATTGACAACACAGATAATGGGCAGTCTCAGAACCTGCCTTCACTGCCTTTTACAGCAGGTGAAAATGATGCCCATTCATCCACTAATGATACTCAGCAAACGGATCCTCTTGGTGCGTTGAATGCGTATTTAGAGAGACTTCAGCAAGGTGACGACGGCATAGACAGATCCATAAGAGTGATTCATCGAGCAAAGTTCAACACAACTGAAATTAGACAGCGGCTGGACATGAGTCGGGATGATGTGAACGACTATGCCGTCTTCTATGCTATGATTTTAGAGGCAATAGATGGACTTTCAAAGAAAATGACAGAACTGGCTAGTGCTAATGATGTAAGACTGTTACAGTTGGAGGGTGACTTTGTGTTCCCAGTCTCAGCCCGTTTGCCAAATGGAGAAGTGGAACTTGACACATTTCTTTCGTTAATCGAGCAGGTGGTCCAAAGTAACCAAGAAATATTGACTGATGACACCCTAGAGCTTGTTGTTCAAATCGTGCACAATCTCGAGGGTGGGGGTGGTCCACGTAGAAAGGTGACAGCTATCTTGGATAGTGAGCTAATTAAGAAAAAGCGTATGCACCTCATTGTACTCACTAACAAAGACAACAACCTTTGCTTTGCCACTTGTGTAGTTATGCTTTTAGACCCAGGATTGACTACGAGTGACGCTGAGCAGAAAGGCAGAGATCTGCAGACTTCAGTTGGGTTATCTGAGCTCACTAAGGTTTCTTTATCAGACATTAACAAATTTGAGAAGGAACTGGGTGTTAAAATAGTGGTATTTTATCGTGAACGGTCAGATATAAAACACTTTAAAACACATTTTAAGAAAACTCATGCCAAAACAGTGTTTCTTTACCTGCACGATGACCATTACTATGGTATCAAAAACCCAAAGGGGTTTCTGGGAGTTAGCTATTTTTGCAACTTTTGCTATTCTGGCTATAGCAAAAAGAATGACCACAAGTGTGAGAATTGCTGCAATGTCTGTCATCATGCTAAGTGCCCAGATCAGCCAAAGAAGACCATCCGGTGTACAGAATGTTTGCGTTTCTGTCGATCTAAATTCTGCCATACACAGCACAAAGTCCGTCATTTGAATGAAGCCTCTGGTAAAATGTTTTCCACGTGTGATGTAACCAAATACTGTTCCCAGTGTAACAGATGTTACACTATTAATGTGGCCAATCCGAAGGAGCACGAATGTGGAGCTAATCGATGCCACTGCTGTAAAGCTGCAAAAATGGAAGCAGAAGGCCATCAGTGTTTCATTCAAAAACTTGAACCCGAGGAGCCTAGTGAGAAGTACATCTTCTATGACTTTGAGACAAGACAAGACACAGATGAGCACGTTCCCAACTTTGTGTGCTGTATGGATTTCCATGGAGAAACCTGGACTGCAGAGGGAGAGCACTGTGTTAAAGCCTTTTACAAAAAATACAGAACAAACAAGTACAAGGACTATACATTCATAGCCCACAACTCAAAGGGATATGATGGGTATTTTTTGATGAACTATCTAGTTGACAACATGATTACACCAAAAATCATAGCACAAGGCAGCAAGCTTTTATGCATTATTGACAAAGACTTTGGACAAAGATACATTGATAGTCTCAGTTTTTTATCAATGAAGCTGAGTGACATGCCAGAGGCAATGGGCTTTGAAAATGACAAGAAGGGATATTTTCCACATTGGTTTAACACACAGCAAAACCAGAATTACATTGGCAAGTACCCCTCCCCTGAACTATATGGTGACAGAACCATgatgaagaaagagagggaaaactTTCTGCAGTGGCACAAATCAAAATCTGAATCAAACTCTGAGTTCGACTTCAAGAAGGAGATGGCAGAATATTGTAAGAATGATGTGATCATTCTGCGGAAAGCATGCTTACGGTTTAGGGAAGAGGTCCTTAGCACTACAAAGGTTGACCCACTGCAATGTGTGACTCTTGCATCCCTGTGCATGAAAATCTACCGCACAAAATTCTTACCCGAAAAAACCATTGCCATTCCTCCATTAGACAATTACATCCAAAGTCAGAAGACTTTTTCTACTCCATCTATTCAATGGTTGGAATATTTGTCTCACAAGGAAAAACGATCCATAAAGCATGCTCTGAACGATGGAGAGAAACGGATGGGCAAGTACTCGTTGGATGGTTTCTCAGAGGATGATGATGGTACCATAGCCTATGAGTACGCTGGCTGCTATTTTCATGGTTGCCCAGACTGTTATGACTATGATGCTTTTTGTAAGCAGACCAAAATGACCTTTGGTGTCATGCATCAGCATTTCCAGGACAAAATCAGCTCGCTGCAAAAGGACCACAATTTGAATGTGAAGGTGATGTGGGAGCATGAGTGGAATGTTCTCAAAAAGACAGATCCAGAGGTCCAGACATTCTTGAAAACATTTGAAATGCCTGAGCCCATGGAACCCAGAGATGCCTTTTTTGGGGGTAGGACGAACGCACTTCACCTGCATTACAAAGTGCAACCAGGGGAGACAATCCAATACTATGATTTCACGTCACTTTATCCCTTTGTAAATAAGGCAAAGGCTTACCCCATCGGACACCCTAACATAATTGCACGTGACTTTGAGCCACTAGACAAATACTTTGGTTTCGTCAAAGCCAAAGTATACCCCCCAAAGGGTCTGTATCTCCCTGTGCTACCATATCGTGCTGCTGGCAAGCTCATGTTTCCACTCTGCAGAATCTGCTCTGAGTCAGAGAATCAAGAGACTGAGTGTACTCACTCAGATGAGGAAAGGGCTCTAACTGGAGTATGGTGTACTGTTGAAATGGCCAAAGCCATTGAAAAGGGGTACAAAGTTGCCAAACTGATTGAAGTGTGGCATTTCCCCAAAAAGTCTGAATCTCTCTTCGCTGAGTATGTCAAGACCTTTCTAAAAGACAAACAAGAGGCCAGTGGGTGGCCTCATAGTGCAGCTGATGAAGTTAGCAAAGAAGCGTACCTTCAGAGATATGAGGAAACGGAAGGTATTAAGCTGAACCGTGAAAAAATTGTTGTCAACAAGGCCATGAGAAAAATTGCTAAGCTTTTTCTGAACAGTCTTTGGGGAAAGTTTGGCCAAAGAGCAAATCAAATGAACACAACTTTGATGAAAGATTTGCAAGAACTTCTGAACTGTGTGTTCTCTCCTGAGATAGATGTTTCTAATATCTCTTTCTTGAATGAtgatgttgtcatggtgaattgGAAGTACATTGAGAAGCGCCACAGTTCTCCTGGTCCTGTTAATGTTTTCATTGCCGCTTTCACAACTGCCTATGCTAGACTGGAGCTCTACGACCTCATGGAAAAACTGCAGAAACGAACACTGTACCATGACACAGACAGTGTCATATTTGTGAGTAGGCCTGGAGATTGGATGCCAGAGCTAAATGAGTTCTTGGGGGGTCTGACGAGCGAGTTAGATCCAGGTGATCACATTGTGGAGTTTGTATCGGGTGGACCAAAGACATATGGATACGAAACACACAATGGAAAGAAATGCATGAAAGTTAAGGGAATCACGTTACATCATTCCAATGCAGCTTTAGTACATCTGGAGTCTCTCATAGGATTGGTTAATGACTTTCTTAAAGACAGGGACAATTCAGATGAGATATTGACACAGAATACCCAGATTGTCAGGGACAAGAGGAGATTCACATTAAAAAACCGATCCGCCCCAAAACGATTTAGAATCGTGTATAACAAGCGAAGGCTTTTCCCAGACTACAGTACACTGCCTTATGGGTACTAG
- the sumf2 gene encoding inactive C-alpha-formylglycine-generating enzyme 2: MKTRSPYQFITMNLRIVLILCLYALSCIADDEGMVKIPGGKMTMGTDSADGRDGESPTKEVTVDPFSIDKYPVTNSDFREFVRAQKYKTEAETFGWSFVFQDFVSEELKSKVTEKIESAPWWMPVERVFWRQPAGPGSGIRERLDSPVVQVSWNDAQAFCSWRGRRLPSEEEWEWAARGGLQGRTYPWGNKFQANRSNLWQGLFPDGDTAEDGYHGIAPVTAFPPQNSFGLYDMIGNAWEWTSTPFPGGRPMFVLRGGSWIDTEDGSANHKARITTRMGNTPDSASDNLGFRCAARKDKTEL, translated from the exons ATGAAAACACGATCGCCTTATCAATTTATAACCATGAACCTCAGAATAGTACTTATTTTGTGCCTCTACGCTCTGTCTTGCATCGCAG ACGATGAAGGAATGGTGAAAATTCCAGGAGGAAAGATGACGATGGGGACGGACTCAGCCGACGGCAGGGACGGAGAATCACCCACGAAAGAAGTGACAGTCGATCCATTCAGTATCGATAAATATCCCGTCACTAATTCTGACTTCAG GGAGTTTGTCAGGGCACAGAAATACAAGACTGAAGCGGAGACCTTCGGCTGGAGTTTTGTGTTCCAGGACTTTGTGTCTGAAGAGCTGAAGAGCAAAGTCACAGAGAAAATAGAG TCAGCACCTTGGTGGATGCCAGTCGAGCGGGTGTTTTGGAGGCAG CCTGCAGGTCCTGGTTCTGGGATCCGGGAGCGTCTGGACTCCCCAGTGGTCCAGGTGAGCTGGAACGATGCCCAGGCCTTCTGCAGCTGGAGGGGGAGGAGGCTGCCCAGCGAGGAGGAGTGGGAGTGGGCTGCACGTGGGGGTCTGCAGG GTAGAACGTATCCCTGGGGAAACAAATTCCAGGCCAACCGCTCCAACCTGTGGCAG GGCCTTTTCCCTGATGGAGACACAGCAGAGGACGGTTACCATGGTATCGCCCCTGTCACTGCTTTCCCTCCTCAGAACAGTTTTG GACTATATGACATGATAGGAAATGCATGGGAGTGGACATCTACACCCTTCCCTGGAGGACGACCAATGTTCGTGCTGCGTGGTGGTTCCTGGATCGACACGGAAGATGGATCAGCCAATCACAAGGCTCGAATCACGACCAG GATGGGGAACACTCCGGACTCGGCTTCTGATAACCTGGGCTTCAGGTGTGCTGCCAGGAAGGACAAAACGGAGCTGTAG